The genome window TATACATACCTATAGCACACTGGGTATGGGGTGGAGGATGGCTATTTGAACTCGGAGCATTAGACTTTGCTGGAGGAGCAGTAGTACACCTTAACTCAGGAATAGCAGCACTAGCACTAATTATGGTACTAGGATCAAGAAAAGACACACGTCTACTTCCACACAACCTAGGATATGCAGTAATAGGAGCAGCACTTCTATGGTTTGGATGGTTTGGATTCAATGCAGGATCAGCATTAGGAGCAAACGCACTAGCAGCAAACGCATTCATAACAACCAACACCGCAGCAGCAGCTGCAATGATCTGTTGGATATTAATAGATATCTGGAAAACAGGAAAACCAACAGTACTAGGTGCAATATCAGGAGCAGTAGCAGGACTAGTAGCAATAACACCTGCAGCAGGATTTGTTGATGTGCCAGCATCAATAGTAATAGGATTTACAACAGTATTTGTATCATACTATGCAATATCATACCTCAAACCAAAACTTGGTTACGACGATGCATTAGATGCATTCGGAATACATGGACTCTCAGGAACATGGGGAGCAATACTAACAGGTATATTTGCATCACCTGCAATAAACACAGCAACAGGATTACTATATGGAAACCCAAATCAATTAGTAATACAAATTATAAGTATTGTAGCAGTAGCAGTCTACTCATTTGTAGTAACATATGTAATTGCAAAAGTACTTGATAAAACAATGGGATTAAGAGTCAGTGAAAAAACTGAAATTGAAGGTCTTGATGTAAACGAACATGAAGAATTAGGATACAGAATCTAAAGGTTATGATTTACAATGAAAAAAGTCACAGCAATAATACGTAACGAAAGACTTGATGCTGTAAAATCAGCACTCGAAAAAGTAAACTGTAATGGAATAACAGTAATTGATGTAAAAGGTAGAGGAAATCAGCTAGGAGTTGAAGAAAACTATCGTGGAACCACATATAGGATAGATCTTTTACCAAAAATAAAAATCGTAACTGTAATACCAGATGAACAAGTAGATTCAGTAGTAGATGCAATAATTGAAGCAGCTAAAACTGATCATGTTGGAGATGGTAAAATCTTTATAACAAATGTTGAAGAAGTTATACGAATCAGAACCGGGGAAGAGGGGGATGACGCAATATAATAACCTGACCCCAAACCCTAAAAAAAATATTTTAACTTCAATTATACCATAAAAAAAATTAGAATATTTTTTTGGAATTTATATAATTTATTTAACTAATATACAAAAGAGATTAAAAATAAAGATTCGTTCTTTTACTCTCCTCCCTTTTTTAAAACCCTATGAGTATAATAGATTATTGAGTAAATATCTAAATCTCCATATATTTAGTCATTAAAAAAAAGAGTATTATTAGGGAATTAAAAAAGAACATTTTTTTTATAAGAAAAAAAAATTAATATGGTTTATTTTTCATAACCTCCCCTCTCATTATTTTATTTTTTTAAAAAATTCTTCTAATTTTAATATAAGTAAAAAATATATTTTACATAAAAGATACTATTTTTAATAATAAAAAAAAGTTTATTTTTTTAAATATTATAAATACATAACATTTTGAATATTAATCGAATTGTATTTAAATAATTAATTTTAAATGTATATAATACACGAAATTTTTTAATAATAAGGTAGGTGAAAAGTTGAATGCTAAGATGATTTTAGCAATATTAATTGTTGCACTTATCGGAGTTGTTGCAGCATCATACCATGAAGAAGTAGTTGATGGAATGCAAATGTTTCAACATCTAGATGATCATAGTGACACAGACTCCGCTGATGCAGAAGAAAACATAGTAATAGATGAAGCACAACAATCACAAGGATCAACACAACCAAGAATAACACACCTAATTACAGTAACTCAACATAAATTATCACCCGCACAGATATCAACTTATTATAATCAACATACAACAATAACAAATCATATAAACAATATTAATCCTAATAATCCTAATAATCCTAATAACCCTAACCCTAGTAATAATGTAACTCAATCAAATAATAATACAACAGATAATACAGGTCAAAACAAATCAAATAATAATACACAAAATACAAATGATACACAAGTAAAAATTACTGTGGGTGAAGCTCGAAGTATAGCATCAAACTGGGCTGCTAATCAAGGACATAGTGATGTAACTATAAAATATGTATCAACAGATAAAACAGCTAATAATGGAACTATATACACATTTAATTTTGTTAAAGATGGGGAAATAACAGGAAGTATTGAAATAGATGCACAAACTGGAGAAGTTGTAGGTGGAGCAATAAAAGATGAAGCACCAGAAGTTCCAGAAACACCAACTGACCCTGAATATCCAGAAGATCCTGAATATCCAGAAGATGTTCCTGAGGATTACTAAAAAAAATGATGAAAGTTAAAAAAGATGTTTAATATTTTTTCATAATATTAACTCTTTTTTTATTAATAACCACCTTTTATTTACACTTTTTTTTTTATTGAAAAAATTATTCTTACATTCATGTAATTTTATGAAAAAAAAACATACACATTTTCATGTATTATTAATCATTATAAATTTATTTTTAAAGTATAAAATATATAATATATAACATAGTTAAAAAAAAGAATTAAAAAAAAACTATTTTTATATAAAAAACTAAAAAATATAACGGAAGTATAATAGTATGGATTTACAATTATTAGAAATGATTTCTATTGTTCTTATAACTGCTGTTATTGTTCTATTAATATTTAATAAACTTAAACTTCCATCTATGATTGGACTATTTTTAACTGGTATAATTCTAGGATTTTTTATTAAATCAACAACTGCAATTAGTGCCATATCAGAGCTTGGAGTAATATTTTTATTATTTATTATAGGACTCGAATTTTCAGCTGAGAAGTTCTCGGCAATCAAACATTATGCACTTATTGGAGGACTACTTCAGGTTGTATTAACAACATTAATTGTAGCATTAATAGCATTTGCTGTAGGAGTTCCAATTAATCAGGCAATATTCATGGGATTTTTAGTATGTTTCAGCTCAACTGCAATTGTAATGAAGATCATGCAAAAGAAGGGTTTAAATCATACACTTAAAGGAAAAGTAACTCTAGGAATACTTATCTTCCAGGATTTAGCTGTTATTGTTGTACTACTTCTAACACCAATACTTGGTGGTATGACTATTGACTTATCAAGTCTACCAAGTCTACTAATATCAGTAGTAGGACTAATTATTGTAATAGCAGTTGGTGGAATATGGGCTGTACCAAAAGCATTAGAAGAAGCAGCATCAACCAAAAATCGTGATCTTTTCATGCTTTTAATTCTCTTCATATGTCTTGGTACAACATATATAACAACACGTCTTGGAATAGGACCTGAACTTGGAGCATTTATAGCAGGTTTATTAATATCAAACACAGAATACAGCCACCAGACACTAGGATATATCCAACCATTTCAGGATGTTTTCATGAGCCTATTTTTAATATCAATAGGTTTAATGATAAATGTAGAATATTTCCTATATAACATAGTAATCATATTATTACTAGCTGCATGTATAATACTTATTAAATTTATAGCAACATTCATAACAGGAAGAATACTACATCTTAAAATACCAGATATTGTAGGAATATCAATACTACTAAGTCAGATTGGGGAGTTCTCATTTGTACTTGCAACTGAAGGAATGAAATATGGACTTCTAACAGCTGATATGTTCACAGGATTTTTGACAATAAGTATAATAACTATGTCAGCAACACCATTTTTCAAAGATCATATGGATAAAATAAGTGAAATACTTGAAAAACTACCATACTTTAAAGATCATACACATGATGGTGAAATAAATTTCACAAATCGTAGAAGTGAATATCCAGAACTTGAAAGTGAACTTAATAATCATGTTATAATAGTAGGACTTGGACTTACTGGTAAAAATATTGCATTTTCATGTGAACATATGAATGTACCATATGTATGTGTTGATTACGATCCAATAGTAGTAGAACGTGAAAAGCTAAGTGGAGTACCAGTAATATATGGTGATGGATTTTCAGAAAGTGTTCTTAAAGAATTAAAAGTAACATCAGCAAACTGTCTTATTGTAACAACATCAAATCAGGATCACTTAGAAGCTATTGTAGATGCTGCAAAAAGATTAAATCCAAATATTCATGTAATTGTAAGAACACGTTATGTTAAAAATGTGGATAAATTATATGATGCAGGTGCTGATGAAGTTATTCCTGAAGAATTTGAGACAAGTATTATAATGTTTAGACTTGTTATGGACTACTATAATAAGGATATGGGTGAAATTAACACAGTTCTACAAGAACTTAGAGGTGAAAGATATCAAACTCTTAGAAAATTCACTTTAGCTGAACCAGACATGGAAAATCAAATTCTTGAATCTGTTTATGTTGAGGATGAAAAAACATTAGATGACTTTGATTTTGATAAATATG of Methanosphaera cuniculi contains these proteins:
- a CDS encoding ammonium transporter, producing MVAEALLNTGDTAWILTASALVMIMTLPGLALFYGGMSKNKNVLNTMFMSLVGFAIAALIWVCYGYQFSFGASIAGLIGAPAHFLLSGIGIDMLHPDSTIPELLFIVFQATFAAITAALISGAVAGRMKAKAWMAFIVIWITFVYIPIAHWVWGGGWLFELGALDFAGGAVVHLNSGIAALALIMVLGSRKDTRLLPHNLGYAVIGAALLWFGWFGFNAGSALGANALAANAFITTNTAAAAAMICWILIDIWKTGKPTVLGAISGAVAGLVAITPAAGFVDVPASIVIGFTTVFVSYYAISYLKPKLGYDDALDAFGIHGLSGTWGAILTGIFASPAINTATGLLYGNPNQLVIQIISIVAVAVYSFVVTYVIAKVLDKTMGLRVSEKTEIEGLDVNEHEELGYRI
- a CDS encoding P-II family nitrogen regulator, which produces MKKVTAIIRNERLDAVKSALEKVNCNGITVIDVKGRGNQLGVEENYRGTTYRIDLLPKIKIVTVIPDEQVDSVVDAIIEAAKTDHVGDGKIFITNVEEVIRIRTGEEGDDAI
- a CDS encoding PepSY domain-containing protein, translated to MNAKMILAILIVALIGVVAASYHEEVVDGMQMFQHLDDHSDTDSADAEENIVIDEAQQSQGSTQPRITHLITVTQHKLSPAQISTYYNQHTTITNHINNINPNNPNNPNNPNPSNNVTQSNNNTTDNTGQNKSNNNTQNTNDTQVKITVGEARSIASNWAANQGHSDVTIKYVSTDKTANNGTIYTFNFVKDGEITGSIEIDAQTGEVVGGAIKDEAPEVPETPTDPEYPEDPEYPEDVPEDY
- a CDS encoding cation:proton antiporter; translation: MDLQLLEMISIVLITAVIVLLIFNKLKLPSMIGLFLTGIILGFFIKSTTAISAISELGVIFLLFIIGLEFSAEKFSAIKHYALIGGLLQVVLTTLIVALIAFAVGVPINQAIFMGFLVCFSSTAIVMKIMQKKGLNHTLKGKVTLGILIFQDLAVIVVLLLTPILGGMTIDLSSLPSLLISVVGLIIVIAVGGIWAVPKALEEAASTKNRDLFMLLILFICLGTTYITTRLGIGPELGAFIAGLLISNTEYSHQTLGYIQPFQDVFMSLFLISIGLMINVEYFLYNIVIILLLAACIILIKFIATFITGRILHLKIPDIVGISILLSQIGEFSFVLATEGMKYGLLTADMFTGFLTISIITMSATPFFKDHMDKISEILEKLPYFKDHTHDGEINFTNRRSEYPELESELNNHVIIVGLGLTGKNIAFSCEHMNVPYVCVDYDPIVVEREKLSGVPVIYGDGFSESVLKELKVTSANCLIVTTSNQDHLEAIVDAAKRLNPNIHVIVRTRYVKNVDKLYDAGADEVIPEEFETSIIMFRLVMDYYNKDMGEINTVLQELRGERYQTLRKFTLAEPDMENQILESVYVEDEKTLDDFDFDKYDLSAISVIRDDDMMQIDGDNFYLEEDDMVLFRGNKDNVEEFFNQTDKM